From Syngnathoides biaculeatus isolate LvHL_M chromosome 19, ASM1980259v1, whole genome shotgun sequence, a single genomic window includes:
- the LOC133493036 gene encoding cyclic nucleotide-gated cation channel beta-3-like, producing the protein MDDSKRRERSEGIIRVRGINCVSPLFVVVRVGQRRGVPGFFESQNKFGGFVDSSLKTTAMFTRLKKLVGAPEPPAAQAAPEPSPAIPPAKPLETKQETTQPKEDVKQEEERKEEPTKGENKQVEEKKEEETKKEQPKSGPASAAPAAPVDAVSPEGAGGEANAASPPPPPVVYFRYTDETLRWLVKTMRERTETLKEKVIDPYASSPEISPPVTPILKKEEYYRLKEEERIAKEEAEKKKAEEAAKKAEEKKKKDEEKRLEAEKKAEEERLAEEARKKGKRLPGVVFSYLDTLFRPIEEKLDKVLGCTIDPFTDRRYIAWLAIVAVAYNYNIWFCSARLAFPFHNDTANRYWIVFDILSDLVNFVDIMVWQPRLQFVKTGDIIKDRAMTKEHYRKSTRFKTDIISILPFDLLCLHFQFSTIYRLNRFMRIESFFEFSDRLESIMAKAYIWRVARTTGYLLYSLHLNACAFYVASVHQGLNTTTWVYNGKGIAYIRCYYFAVRSLINIGGLPEPTTIFEIAFQMTNFFLGVFVFSSLIGQMRDVIGAATAGQTYFRASMDGCVSYMNTYTIPKYVQNRIRTWYNYTWAAQGMLDESELLDKMPLVMRTAIAVDINLATFQKIALFQGCDQQMLVDMLLRLKSIVFLPGDFVVKKGDIGKEMYIIKSGAVQVVGGPDNSIVFVTLKAGSVFGEISLLQSAKDGGNRRTANVKAYGFANLFVLEKKDLFDILVHYPESQKVLARKGRKLTKAKAPTGVKDEEKPKGLALFGPKPPTPKIMKAFANLHKLKKQTQNQ; encoded by the exons ATGGACGACTCCAAAAGAAGGGAGCGGTCAGAAGGAATTATTCGAGTTAGAGGAATTAATTGCGTCAGTcccttgtttgttgttgtgaGAGTCGGACAACGCCGCGGTGTCCCAGGATTCTTCGAGTCACAAAACAAGTTCGGGGGGTTTGTTGACAGCAGCCTGAAGACGACTGCCATGTTCACAAGATTAAAAAAGTTAGTCGGGGCTCCTGAGCCCCCGGCAGCCCAGGCTGCTCCTGAGCCATCTCCGGCCATTCCACCAGCTAAG CCTCTTGAAACAAAGCAAGAGACCACGCAACCAAAGGAGGATGTGAAGCAAGAggaggaaaggaaagaagaaccAACAAAAGGAGAGAACAAACAAgttgaagaaaagaaagaggaagaaaCCAAGAAAGAACAGCCAAAGTCAG GTCCTGCTTCAGCTGCTCCAGCAGCTCCTGTAGATGCTGTCAGTCCAGAGGGAGCAGGAGG TGAAGCGAATGCAGCAtcacctcctccacctcctgttGTTTACTTCCGTTACACAGACGAAACTCTCAGATGGTTGGTCAAGACGATGAGGGAGCGAACGGAGACACTCAAAGAGAAAGTCATTGATCCATATGCCAGCTCTCCAGAAATCAGTCCACCTGTCA CTCCCATCCTGAAGAAGGAGGAATACTACAGACTGAAGGAAGAGGAGCGAATAGCAAAAGAAGAagcggaaaagaagaaggcggaGGAGGCTGCCAAAAAGgcagaggagaagaaaaagaaggatgaGGAGAAGAGGCTGGAGGCAGAGAAAAAAGCAGAAGAGGAAAGATTGGCAGAGGAGGCCAGGAAGAAAGGCAAGCGCCTCCCAGGTGTCGTCTTTTCCTACTTGGACACCCTCTTCCGGCCTATAGAAGAAAAGCTGGATAAAGTACTGGGATGCACCATAGACCCGTTTACTG ATCGCCGTTACATCGCTTGGTTGGCCATTGTAGCAGTGGCATACAACTACAATATTTGGTTTTGCTCCGCCCGCTTGGCTTTCCCCTTCCATAACGACACGGCAAACCGATACTGGATAGTTTTTGACATCCTGAGCGACCTAGTGAATTTTGTAGACATCATGGTTTGGCAGCCTCGGCTTCAGTTTGTCAAAACTGGGGATATTATT AAAGACAGGGCCATGACAAAAGAACATTATCGGAAATCGACTCGATTTAAG ACTGACATCATCTCCATCCTCCCCTTTGACCTTCTCTGCCTACACTTTCAATTCTCTACCATTTACAGACTCAACCGCTTCATGAGG ATTGAGTCGTTCTTTGAATTTAGTGATCGACTTGAAAGCATCATGGCCAAAGCCTACATCTGGAG AGTGGCTCGGACCACAGGCTACCTGCTCTACAGCCTCCATCTCAATGCGTGTGCTTTCTACGTTGCCTCCGTCCACCAGGGCCTTAACACCACTACATGGGTCTACAACGGAAAGGGGATTGC GTACATACGCTGCTATTACTTTGCAGTGCGCAGCCTGATCAACATCGGTGGGCTACCAGAGCCTACAACCATCTTTGAGATTGCCTTCCAAATGACCAACTTTTTCCTTGGTGTCTTTGTGTTCTCCAGCCTGATTGGGCAG ATGAGAGATGTCATTGGAGCAGCAACGGCAGGTCAGACGTATTTTCGGGCATCCATGGATGGCTGTGTATCTTACATGAACACCTACACGATTCCAAAGTATGTCCAGAACAGAATAAGGACCTGGTACAACTACACCTGGGCTGCTCAGGGCATGCTTG ATGAGTCCGAGCTGCTGGATAAGATGCCTCTTGTGATGAGAACCGCCATTGCTGTGGACATAAACCTGGCTACCTTCCAGAAGATTGCTCTCTTTCAG GGCTGTGACCAGCAGATGTTGGTGGACATGCTACTGAGGCTCAAATCTATTGTCTTTCTTCCTGGAGATTTTGTCGTGAAGAAA GGCGACATCGGTAAAGAGATGTATATCATCAAAAGTGGAGCGGTGCAGGTAGTGGGAGGACCTGATAACAGTATAGTGTTTGTCACACTCAAGGCTGGCTCTGTGTTTGGAGAGATCAG TCTACTGCAGTCTGCCAAAGATGGAGGCAACAGACGGACGGCAAATGTAAAAGCGTATggcttcgctaacctctttgttttggagaagaaggaTTTGTTTGATATCCTGGTGCACTACCCTGAGTCTCAAAAGGTTCTGGCCAGGAAGGGAAG GAAACTGACCAAGGCCAAAGCTCCCACAGGTGTTAAAGATGAGGAAAAGCCAAAAGGTCTGGCTCTTTTTGGTCCAAAACCACCAACACCAAAGATTATGAAAGCATTTGCCAACTTGCACAAACTCAAG AAACAAACGCAGAACCAGTGA